The Sabethes cyaneus chromosome 3, idSabCyanKW18_F2, whole genome shotgun sequence DNA window CCTCTCCTCTAAGGACCGTTTCGCACATCGTCTAATAAAAAGTGAAGTTTTGACACTTAAACGTCGGAATCACACAACGCCATGCAGCGGATGTCCGGTTGCGGTAGGTTACTTAGACTACGTCCACGTAGTACTGTGGTTCTTGTTGTTCTCGGCGGATTTTCCGGCAGGCTCCAGCGATCACCAGTGCTTCCAGACTGAAAATAACTGAGGAAAGAATAAGATTTAATGATTTCCTGCTTCTGAATGGAAAATGCTGATTGTTGCATAAATGCATAAATGCATAAATGCATAAATCTTCTCAGCAAGTATTTTGTTTACTCGTTGTAGCAAAGTTTAGAGTATGCGTGCTTAATAAAACTCTCTCGTAACTTATCAAAAGGTTCaatgtaacaatgagagattccctTCACCTCTGCTCTCTTTACCTTATTGCGGAGAttcaaatgcacttgaatgcatctatgAATCATGTATGAATCGGTTGCTGGCATTATTAGCCAACAAATCCTAAAGAAATCTTGCGTTGAAATGCGTTAATGTCACCGTCATGATCAGAAGAGACCCTGTAAGAATTGTTGGACGGACGTCGTCCGACACAAGCCAACTTTTTGCTTGCGTCTGTCTGACATTGTGCGATAAATTCTTACTGGGGAGGGATATTGAAGAGAGTGGACTTTCGCGTGGATAGTGAACAGTGACTAGAATAAAGtagactactgttttacctgactcactgcgaatatgcgtattattgaaataaaacgtaaccatacgctttattcgtttataacgcatatgcagttaatatcgataacaaacgattttttgtaagttgtgcttttgttattgcatttaatttgtaaaaagttgcataaatatcaattcagtttcacaatacaattattgcgtactactcgcacttgaaatataacgtttaagtacgttatttttagtgatcaaaattaacgatattttcgatacaaaggcgatatttttcgaaacctttcgaaccaacacgatcccgcgaatacaacgcatttcgcagtgagtcaggtaacacagtagactAGATTATACTgaaccattttttttatttttttatttttttcgtgaAGAAACGCTCTACGCCAGCGCCGTGAGACTCTAATTCACTAAAAAATTCATGATCGCCTGACCTAAACCTCACCGGGACTACCGTTAAGTACTACCGTACTTCTGGGGGAGGCCGTGTCTATACACTGCTTCGTACaactgtcgagacgtgtacctaGATCAGTACCTAGATCAGATGGCGACCAACATGACTTCCATCCTATCACGGCCACCCTTGTAGATTTTCTGACCATCTCTGCGACCACTACGTTTATCTAGATGTCCTACTTAGTGTTGTTTGTCCGCTGGTCGTCTCTCCACTTTCGTTGCAGCTGCACCATAATCTGCGCTAGTACGCTGTTGACggcattccaaattctttcctcccgacacatttcgtttACTACGTTATCCACGGTCATGCGTGGTATCACGCTTCGCACCGCCGAAAATCTTGGGCATTCGAAAACAACGTGCTTAGCTGTTTCTTCTACCTCCGCGCATTCTGCACAGACAGATGTCGCTGCGTTTCCAAACTGGTACATGTATTGcctaaaacaaccatgctccGACAGAAACTGCGTCAACTGAAAGCTGACTTGCTTATGattcctgttcaaccaggtcGACAGAACCTGTACGCCTGTACGTCCATCTATCGTACTGGCCTAGTCTTGCTCAGCAGGGGGCAGTAGGGACAACAGTCCAGGGGTTTGGTGACCCCCCCCCTCCCGGATCATACGGCGAAATGATAGGATTGGATTCGACGGTATGGGCTGGCGGTCGTGTTATCGTATTCCCTCAATAGGCAAGGAACAAGGTTTGTTGAAATGGTGCTTACGTTAATGCCACGGCTGTCTCCGTTCCGTTAAAACCTGGGAGGCCTTCGTGATACGTTCAAAGCTTGGCACCTTAAGTGGTGGGGTAGTAGGCTCAGATGGCAGATGCTCTGACTTACGCCGATGTGGCTCTGGCTCGTGTCCCCATGAAGGATCTGAGTCAACCCTTGCATGGCTTCACTGCTTGCATAGATAACCATGGGATCACAAAAAGGTGACTATGAACCACAGGCGCAGATAGAGGCACGAAGGAGGGATTCAAGAGTACGGAAACACCCAAAGAGatcgaaaacaaaaacaacaacagctcTGCGCCCAGCGAAGAGACCAATATGTTTGCAAGGAGTGAAAGGTTGCAACGATCACCAGTGCCGAacaacccagtaaaccatttggtttgtatatctcgattgcaactgaggtatacgaaatcatatctgaacgaaaaagttatatttcacgccatataagaacatatatgtaccaaagtggaggcgatatacgtgcgaaaattttgacaactagttgtaattctattttgcgcagtttttataacacgcaactaaatactcctgaatatatgattaagatataatcaaatattgcaattgtctatcctgctttataattcacagtcatgaattgtatatgaagacacgcacgactgcaaaacaacttatggttcacttcgatttgacatactctaaccattatacaattccaatgtgaaattgacatgaaaacgatttaatgtgaactttctattacgatttcgTGTTATCTGGGAAGGTTACAATGGCGAGTAAAAGCAGTAGTATTCCTCCGGCAAAGCGGAAGTAGCAGACGCTTAGTCAGATACTCACGCCAAAGCTTGGTAGTTACGCATCATGAGCTGGTATGATAGAGATTTGAGCGAAAATCGATGAACTTTACCAGTTCGTTAAACACAGTCATAGCGTCCACGCGCAGATCAAGCAGTTGTGGTGAGCATTAAATCTGCAATGACTACAGTCCAATGCGAGCAGATGAAACTTGAGTCTAGAACTTTGACTGCTGAAAACGCATTTGGCGAAGACCCGAAGAAAGCTGCTGAAATAGTAGAGATGCCTAAGGGACCTCTAAGCGTGAACTCTCGCACGGGCAAAAGACGGACGGAAACACCTAGTGAGGAGGAGGAGAAAAAAAGCTAGGAATGAATAGAAGAGAATTCAGACCAAGGTGAAAGTAGCAAATGGCGTAGCGTCGTAAGCCAGAAGGATGGAATGATGCAGAAACAAAATAGAGTAGAGAATGGCGAACAGAAGAAGCCTGGACTGCGGCGGGAGAGGATTAAGAAGGTTGCGCTAGTCGTCGAAACGAACGCCAACGTTTCGTATGCAGCGATTCTCCGAAAAGTATGCGAGGTTTCAGAACTGAAAGAGCTCGGTGAAAAAGTGGTAAGAACCAGGCGTACCCAAACGGGAGAGATGTTCTTTGAGCTGCAGAAGGATCCATCGGTAAGGAGCGCAGCCTTTAAGAAGCTCGGCGTTGGAGAATGAAGCGAACGTCAAAACTCTCTCTTTAGAAGTCGTAATGGAGTGCAGAGACCTGGACGAAATAACGACGGAACGGGAGCCAAGAACTGTACTAAAAGCATAGTGCGAGTTAGGCGGCAGCAACGCCCAAGATACTAAAAGGGCCAAATTAAAGTCGGGTGGTTAGTGTGCGTGTTAAAAACCATTCCTCGCGTAGCCACGGAGATGAAGCGATACTTCAAGCTTCAGACCACAGGCGTGGAACTGTCAAGGTCCGGATAGATCCAGATCGTGACGAAAATGCGGTGAGAACGGCCATTTTACAAGTGACTGCGCAAAGCCGCCAAAGTGTACTTACTtaaggcacagacaaacagacgagacgctcaagttaattccatcgtccaatcaaaacccactcatttttcaaaaaagcatgtttcgcaacatggttacaccgcggcgcgcgagtgttgcttcgagttttcagtataaaaccatacaaatgtaaaaatcctacagcataaaaccctgcaaatgccaGCTACTCCGCaaaatgcataacagagggtgctagtgtgcaagcaaaatgtgtaggacgatggtttttaaaggattttattCTATGTGtcgtgtcagttcgtcagtgcttaaggcttgttcgcgacaaaatttggacacacCTAAACCCACatagcttcggaaatacattaacaatgagtgaaatattttgcacagtggtagacgtatgtctgttctttctgaaaatataacacttgtttatattacaagcgctcagcgtaaaatggcatcgaaagaagagcagtgcgaaaagcaattgtgtgcggttgcaatgaaaatccggatctctcgttaagaaaacttgccaaaaagcatggatttcctccaagcactgttcacagtgttttaaaatcgttcgatactcgcttgacaacagctataaagaagggaagtggaacaaaaacggatttgaggaaccaccacaaggatgcgaaggtaaaacaaatattacggagtagaccagatctttctgtacgtgcgattgctcgtaaaataaaaatgtcgccaacattcgtgcacacttctaagcaacgacaaggcatgaaatcTTTTAaagtgaggactgtgccaaaccgtaatgataagcaaaatacgatggccaaaacacgcgctcgtaagctttatcgcgaatatttaacgaagtttccatgcgttataatggacgatgaaacgtatgtcctagaagactttacactgccatgaaacggaatggctttgcagagcattttaggacaaagaagaaagccaagttacccaaaaaatatttagtatggcaggccatatgcagctgtgatcgagcaagcaaaagttacatcactacgggaacgcttaacaaggaaatataccttgaagaatgcctgcagaaacgattgttaccgttcctaaaCCGGCCATGAtttaccctcgctgttttggcctgatttggcatcctgttaTCACgtcaaagatgttttggaatcgtatgatgctaatggagtccatattgtaccgaaggaggcgaatccacctaactgtccagagttacgccccaccGAGTGGTAtagggctttggtgaagagagagctgtcccagcataaacaacaagcaacaactatagacaAATTTCGAAagtcttggacaaacgcagctaaattggtggccaacaagtctgcactgaccctcatggcaagagtaaactccaaagttcgccaatttttcatgcagaccaaataagtaatgttaatttgtttgataattattaacgatacacacataaatgatattaaattgtttctggattaaacttctagcaaatttgttttattgcaaaattgaggtggccagtttttgtcgcgaacaagccttacttACTTGCTTTACCAGTCGGgagtcggggtggctcttgccgtatcaagatttTCTTTCTACTGTAcctggtcctgggctactcgtcgccaattccttGCGCGTCTTGACACACGCATGTCGGCTTTAACGtggtcgagctatctagcatgttgagcccctctatttctggtgccggtggaattcttgaagagaacggatttcactgcacagtcgtccggcagccttgcgacgtggtcggcccatcgtagtctcccaactttcgccagatgtacgacgggaatctctccaagcagtgcctgtagcttgttattcatacgcctacgccactctctgctatccgtttgtactccgccaaaaaagtccgcaacacctttcgttcaaataccgTAAGTGCACgatgtcgtctgcaaaggctaggaactggctacttttgctgaagatcgtacctcgtttcaatgcccgctcgccggatcataccttcaatagcgatattaaataacatacaggacagtccattcccttgccgcaaccctctgcgcgattcgaaaggacccGAGAGTGTCCCCTAAAGGGTAGTTTTGATCAGTCACGTTAGTTTGTCCGgcaaaccgtactcgtgcattatctgccatagctgttcgcgttcaactgtatcatatACTACtctaaaatctacgaaaatatgatgcgtgagcacgttgtactctcggtATTTCTGGGGAATTTAtcggaaagtaaaaatttgatccgtagtagcacgggccccccaTAGAGCTCGCCTAATACTACCCTACGGATTTTCTTGCAATTGGGAACAGACCGAGGTGTATGCTCTGAAAAACTAAGAGAGAAATTACCACATGACGCGAGGCTTCCAACGCATAGCGTATAAAAAGGCGACGGCGGGTCAGCAGTGATGAAGGAAATCCAGCACAACAACTGTCGTGGCAGTCGACAACGGATACAATGTGTGACGTCGCAATAATTACAGAGCCGTATCGAGTTCCACCCGGCAATGGTAACTGGGAAATCAACAGAGCAGCGATAGCTGCGATACCCGTAATGGGTAAGTTTCCCATTGAGGAAGTGGTTTCGAGCTCATACGAAAGTTTCGTGATTGTCAAAATCATTGGGATCATTATATGCATCACCACATCGAGCATCGAAAAGTTCTACCGGATGCTGGATGCGCTCACCGAGGGGCGAGCGCCAATCAACATCGGAGTATACTTCAATGCTTGGCTTGTGGAGTGGAATAGCAGATGTGCTcaaaaaaattgatataaaagatCGGCTTACGAGCATTTTTTACTGGGATGTAATATGATATTTGACACATGAGAAAATGTACTTCTTGGAAGTAATTTGTGAGTTGATTATCAGTAAGTTTCTCGCATATATTGAAATTAGTATAGTGAAATATGGGTGTATACTTACGGGTAAATATTATAACAATTTTCATTTCAGCCACTGTTTTTTCGACGTTAGACTCATCGTATTCCGTTGCAGAAAGCACCGCTCGCCGAACTATGGCCGATGCTTTCAAGGTGATAGTACAAGTTTGGTAGATCTGAAGTAATTTTTCCATTCGCTGAAATTAAATTGTACCAAATTATATGACCATAAATGATTTATAGTTATgagttttaaacaaaaacctTATCAATTGTATGAAATTTAAcaacaaaactattttcaaaatGTACTATTTAGTGCAAAAGTTGCATCAAATGAAAATTTTCGCTGTTAAATTGACGGAACATTGGCGGTTTTAAAACATAACATATAGTCCTACAGAACGAAATACTATTCAAACAGGAGATCAAAGACCCCAACGATGATGTGGTGAATATTTAATAACAAACAAACCTTGGCTACTCCAATGATGAGCATCAGCGAGAGGAAATTGTACAAAACCAGAAGTACAAATATTGGCTCaactaaaaataaaatgctTAATTATTTATATCCCTGTCAGTCAGGTGCATCGTTTCTCCTGCCCGGATTATGCTACACGCAATGACTCACCATCATAGCATCCGATGTCCCGGTCTAGTTCGTTGATACGGGAGCAAGCCAGCAGGGCCGAAGCAACTTTgaaggaaacaaaaatttccgcgAAGGCAATAAAGTAGCTCCAAGTGTAGTAATTGCACGCCGAACAACGCATCCTTGACGTCGGGGAGCTTATGGACGATCTAATTGTTAACTATTGCTGATTGCTTCGAAAGTCACAAGTGATTATGAAAAAAGTCGCCTCCGAAGGCGAAAAAAATGTCGGTAAGGACTTTGTCGTCTGCGGGGAACCACATCAACCCATCAGCTTCAGCAGGACGTACTTTGACACTACAGGCAAAGCACGGATGGACGCACATGCGCGGTTCACGCGCAAACATCAAAGGATCCTTACCTGCCTGTGGTGTACATTTACAACCATGACAACCAGGTTGCGCTTTACGGCGGCCGGTTCATAATCTCGGTAGCACAATCAGCGAACAACGGAAGTACGATAATTTACGACAGTATGTTTGGCGCGTTGCACCGCGCGTATCTTGATCGGTGCACCTGAAACCCGCGAAACCGCGACCGGCGCAGGGGTTTAAATTATGATTATTTGATAATTGGAATTTATAATCGCAGCTTATTGCCGACGATAGTTGGTTGAAATATGCGATCGACCGTACGTACCATGTAATATATGTGGCTTTAAACTTAATTTGCAGTCTTGTTCGGGATTCTAGGGTTACAAATTTTGCTCCGGGCTAACGATGACAAATTTAATTTGTGGCGTACATGCTTTTAAAGCAGttagataaaatattttatttataaaacggTTATATCTGTGTGTACATATGTTTGAGGTCGCGTTCATAATTTAGCACATTTGTATTTTAGCATGGTTGTCTAGTCATGTTGTGAAATAACGTGGCGAGATTCTAATTGTCTACGCAAACGGGATTCcggacaaatatatttttccTCTCTCAATGCAGATGAGTTAACACAGTATAAGGcatggtacacaaattacgtaacgcaaaaaatccggattttttaccccctccctcccctatgtaacgataagtaacgtttggcataacccccccccccattaaattacgtaacgttggccaaaccccctccccccttgacattgaaaaaaattcacgtaaatcgtatgattttttattttaatgaattgaacaaaatcatgttaaaaacaacaatcaggcacTGATCCATGTTAAGGTCAATTGGTTTTCAACCATAACATTGTTTCGCCAGCAATAAATTGGACTTCcggaaaaacggcaaacgatttttcttccttATCATACATTAAACTTAGTGTCGGAACTAGTGCGCTACCGCAAATGAGAcgtgctatacagcgcactacttccgacactaggtttaatgtacggtacggaagaaaaatcgtttgccgttttttcggaagtccaattttgtCCTGGATACACAATATTTGGAAATGTAATAGGATCGTCTTCATCAGCTTCAAAATAGAGTTTTAAAGTTGAATCTCCATCAGTCTAAATCAATTCACTGTTTCACACCATCAACACGTCCTTTCTTCGTTTTGCAGCtgttttttggtattcataattttgttacgtaactattcttcggactccccctcccccctatgtaacaaaaagtaacgcaaactggacccccctccctcccctccaaGCGTTAcataatttgtgtacgaagcctaaTTATTAAAGAACAGATTGATTCGGTCCATTTTTCCACGGtaaaaaatcctttaaaaaaattaaaatgaattaaTACATTTTTCTGAGAACATTGTTAAATTCCGtccagaattttttttcggatatgaaatggggaaggcaactaggaaaaattCTGACTAAAAGCAAATCTGGACGTCCCTCATGCGTTACCGAGACGGTTCTTGTGGCAGGAACTTGATCATAACTATGTTTATATGtggtacagtacagtacagaatGGAAGTCGAACGATATAAAAAAACTTACACAAATACCTGGGAAATCCAGAGTGGTCTGGATCAAAGTTGGCTAAAGTACCACAAATGCCAAAATCAGCAGTGTGTAATGTTATAAAAGATTATAAGGAGAACTTAGGTGTGGAAAGGCGGCAAAGAACTTTCAAGAAAACCGGAACCTGGGACCAAGCGCTGAAGGAGAAGATCTCCATCCGGGATATGGCTATGAAGGTATGATGTTATATACCAATCCACACGGAATATCCTTGCTCGAGAAGGCCATAGGTCTTGCAGTGCCAGCAAAcatccgaatcggcacttgaagcagaatttggtagtCAACGAGCGTGCTAGTCGTTTATACGAAAAAGTTATTCAACGGACGAACAACATAAAAAGCGATTTCAAGCAACTTTCTGgccaaaaattttacattgtaaCTGAGCATGGCGATGTGCCAGGCAAGTATAAATTCGAACACACAGTGAAACTTAGAGCTGAATAATAATACTACAATCCAGTCATTTATGATTTTCTTCGACACTTTAGTCCCGAATTAAAGgtagggttgccacatgcacagattattttgtgtttaacagatatttagaAGAAATCGCCTATACAGAACCTAtctgcatagaatacagattttcgccaattaaaGGGTATCCCAAATTACACCActgaagaaacgctgtagaaaattacttaaCTGagcgatccttttcaaactttcagacaacaaaatataatccATTGGTACAAAAGCTcactatttgtttcattcaacttcaacaccataaccgtatgctcaccCCTTATGCTTAACTCCActaaatccactttttcttcatggcTTCCTCGGACTTggcctccttgggatgcttccgtagtgcctgcttcataatagcctagtattttccgatgggccttagttccggtgcattggaggcgttcatgtccttagGTACGAAAGTGattccgttggcttcgtaccactccaatacatcctttgaatactggcacgaaggtagatccggccagaagatcgtagggccctcataTTGCTTCGGCAGAGagggcagatgcttctgtaaacactccttgaggtagacctgcccgtttacagtcccggtagtcacgaacggcgcactccgtttaccacatgatgtatttctcgGCCAAATCAtctatttcttggcaaactatgtaagtttctgcaatctcacttcctccggaacatcaaacttgtgctgggcggtaaaGTACAGtaaccccggaagctgccggaagtccgcctcgACGTAAGTCTCaccattcatgatgagagagttgaagattttccagttgcttgcgcaaaataaattcgcggctTTGCTTTTCGGGCGACgccattttttgcaattttaccaatttgtccaaaatacccaatggataattttctacagcgtttctttcgtgctgcaatttgatgtgggacacactttacacagattaaacagatttttaagCTTTTACAATAAGAGCGAAAGAGAGGGAAATAGTccgcaaaatgactctccgtctctttcactcttcttgttttgcattggacagctTTTTGCACAAATATTATTCCTCGCTGTGCAGATGACCAGATTTTTATAACGAAAAATACAGAagtatatgtggcatccctgattatAGGTTGTCTTATGCGTGCAAATTAACTTTTAGTCAGGCTTTACTCGGAAGTGATGGGTGAGTATGTGATATGTGATATAAGTATGTGAGGGATTCAGTACGTGAGGACTCAGTACGTGAGGGATTCATTACGTGAGAGATTCAATATGTGAGAGATTCAGTACGTGAGGGATTCAGTACGTGAGGGATTCAATACGTGAGAGATTCAGTACGTGAGAGATTCAGTACGTGAGAGATTCAGTACGTGAGGAATTCAGtacgcgcgcgtgtgtgtgtgtgtgtgtgtgtgtgtgtgtgtgtgtgtgtgtgtgtgtgtgtgtgtgtgtgtgtgtgtgtgtgtgtgtgtgtgtgtgtgtgtgtgtgtgtgtgtgtgtgtgtgtgtgtgtgtgtgtgtgtgtgtgtgtgtgtgtgtgtgtgtgtgtgtgttgtaaCCAAGCGTTACaggatcttctgttttttttaatatgtgcatgatgtttgtttactttcacgTTTCTAGGATTATTGTTAGTAGGGTTagttaaatgttaaaaattgttaaaataggttagttaggttagtaaaacaaataaataaataagtaaaatattGTCAACACACTAAAACATTAAACACGTGACACAGTGGGTACAAGTGGGTGGTGCAACGACAGTCACCACTGGGAGATTATAACAGAAAAGCTGACGGGGAGAAAACTGGTATACGATGATATGTCACTATGGAAACTGCGCGAAATATGCGGCCATTAGCGGTTATAATTACCGCGAAAAAGCTTCTTGGTGGCTTGAGCAACCTCCATTGCTCAGATATAATCTGGT harbors:
- the LOC128744269 gene encoding uncharacterized protein LOC128744269; protein product: MRCSACNYYTWSYFIAFAEIFVSFKVASALLACSRINELDRDIGCYDVEPIFVLLVLYNFLSLMLIIGVAKRMEKLLQIYQTCTITLKASAIVRRAVLSATEYDESNVEKTVAEMKIVIIFTLIFSLEALVIAGACRKIRREQQEPQYYVDVV